A region of the Corynebacterium renale genome:
CCCGTGCGCTCCGCGCCCTGACGCTGGGACTTGTCTTTAAACTGCGTCATCCGGGAGGCCTCACCGAAGCCGGTCAAGCAGGTAAGCACCCAAGCGAGTTCCGCATGCGCCGGCACGTGGGACTGGATAAAGAGAGTGGACTTCTCCGGGTCGATCCCGAGGGCCAGCAGCTGCGCACAGCCCGCGATAGTGCGCTTGCGCAGCGCTTCCGGCTCCTGGTCTACAGTGATCGCGTGGAGGTCCGGGATGAAGTAGAAAGCATCGTAGTTATCTTGCAGCTCAATCCACTGCTTCAAGGCTCCCAAGTAATTTCCAAGGTGGTAGGAATCCGCTGTGGGTTGGATGCCAGAGAGTACGCGCTGCAAAGCTTTCTGTTCAGTCATGTTTACCTAGTGTACTGGCCAGACCCTCAAGACTGTGTGTGGGCTGAAAAAATCCCGGTACCGCACTGCAGTGCGGTACCGGGAAACGCGCGAAGGGCGCTCTTTACAGCTTGCGTGACGTCGGAGATTTCTTATCCAGTGCAATACCGATTCCAACGGTAACCAGTGCGCCACCACCGGCAATAACGAGGGCAGCCAGAATTGCCTGAATGCTAAATCCTACGGCTGCGTACCACCAGATGCCCAGGGCAATCAGGACGATCCCAAGAATAAAAGACACAATCATGCGCATAGTAAAACCTTTCGCAGCACACGCGATTAATACGTTTTAAAATTCTTCGAGACATTCTAGCCTCTGCCCCACCCAAGGGGGTAGCCGAAAGAATCAAGCCTATTTTTCATGGGTGAAACCTCGTGGCGGACGCACACGTGGGGCACGAATATTGCGTGCTAGGTGTTCAGCGCGGCGTCGATAAGCAGCCTCCGAAACTGCCCGCCTAGCTTGCTTCGCCCGGTCCGGGCGCGGTGTGACCACCTGTGGCGGGGTGGAATCGTCTGCCGGCCCCTCGACTGAGGTCGGGATGAAATCCTCGGTCGTGGCCGCCAGTTCCTGTGATGCCTCCTGGGCAGATTCGCTGACCTGCCACGTCTGCTCCTGGTGATGGCGACGCTGCTCCCGACGGTTCAACAGCGCATACTTCGCCTTGTGCAAACCCATAGCGCGGGCAACCGGACGCAAGCCACGACGCACATAATAGTACGAACGGCGCACGCGCGGATCCACGGGCTGGTCGTCGCCGAGATATTCGAACACCGGCAGATTCTTGTTGTAGTAGATCGCCAGCAGGCGCGTAGCCAGACCGATCACCAGTGCCACGATGACCACAACATCTTCGCGCACATCCAACGCAAGCAAACCCACGTACACCGTTGCAATAAGGACCGAAATCGTGCCGTACAACTCGCGCGAGAACACGAATGGCACGCGGTCACTCATCAAGTCACGCAACACACCACCGGCCACACCCGTGATCACGGCCGCGATACAGCAGATGATGAACCCGTGCCCCTCGGACAACGCAACGCGGGTCCCCAAAACTGAGAACACCGCCAAACCCACAGCGTCCAAGACCAGGAACACCACGCGGAAGTACTTCATCAGGAAGGACAACTGCACTGTAATAAGTGCCGCGACGATGACCACCAGGATGAACCAAGGCCTATTCACCCACGTCAGCGGATGGTGATCCAACACCACGTCACGGACAGTCCCACCACCGAGGGCGGTGAGCAAAGCAAGAACGATGACACCAAAGAAGTCCATCTTCTGCTTACCCGCCGACAGGGCAGCCGTCATCGCCTCAACGGTGATACCGATGCAAAAGAGAACTAGCAGCATTATGCGTACGTAACGTTCAACGGTGCGTGGTCAGACCACCGCATCTCGACGGACTCAGCGCGGTCAACCCACGTCTTCGTAGCACGTTCCAGCATGGACTTGGTGGCCGCCTGATAGTCGATGCGCCACCCCGCATTGTTGTTGAAAGCCTGGCCGCGGTACGTCCACCAGGTGTAGGGGCCATCCTCATCCGGGTGGAAATGGCGTGCGACGTCAAACCACACCGGATCAATCGCCGGTTCGCGCACTGGGCCGCCCGCATAATCCACGGCACCCTTCCACGTACCCACACCATCAACGGTGCCCACCTGGGATTCCTCGTCCGGGTATGTGCCAAACACGCTATCCAGGAAGCGGCGCTCATCTGGCAGGAAGCCCGAGACCTTATTCAGGTTCCCCTTCCAGTTCTTCAAGTCTTCACGGCGATGGCAGATATTCCAGTCACCACCGATAACCATGTCCGGGAACTCGGCGGCGCGTTGGTTCAGAACCTCGCTGAATTCGTCCAGGAAGCGGAACTTATCGTCCTGCTTATCTGTGTTTTCCGAACCCGAAGGCAGGTACAACGACGCTACGCGCACCGGGCCGAAGTCAGCGGCATACGTACCCTCGATCCAACGGCCGGCATCCTCAAAATCACCAGAACCGAATCCGATCTGCACGTTCTCCAAAGGTTTCTGGGAAAGAATGCCCACGCCCGCACGACCCTTGGCCGCCGCTGGGGCACCCACGTAGTGCCAGCCGTTGTCTAACGCAGGCTGGAGCGCCTTGCGGGTTTGGTCGTCGGTAGCGCGCACTTCCTGCATCAAGACGACGTCAGGGCGATTGCGCTCCAACCAATCGAGCATGCCAAGGTTTTCGTCGCTGCGCTTTTTCGTAGCGGCACGAACACCGTTGACGTTCACGGAAGTAATAGTCAGAGGCGAATTCATGGGTACTACTTTATAGGTTGAAGCACGCCTCAGCCCGTAGGGGTTGGGCGTGCTTCAGGTTACTCACGACCGCGCGCGGGAAAGAACGGGCGAAGGGACGTCGATAAGCATGTTGCAGGACACCCGTACCGTTAATTGGGCACCGACCGGCAGCGAGTTCGAGAAAGATGACGCAGGTCATAGGCATGAATGGGGGTGATGGGCGCCCCTGAATCTGCGTATAACGGTACGCTTGTGGGTGACTTTGAGCCGTGGCGCGCATGTGCCCGCGAGAGGCTAAAGCATCACTAACCCGCGTGAACCTTACATATATAAGGAGTTACATTGGCAAAGATTATTTGGACCCGCACCGACGAAGCTCCGCTTCTGGCTACTTACTCCTTCAAGCCAATCGTGGAAGCCTTCGCCTCAACCGCAGGCATCGACGTAGAAACCCGCGACATCTCACTCGCCGGACGTATCCTGGCCCAGTTCCCAGAGCGCCTGACCGAAGAGCAACGCATGGACGACGCCCTCGCTGAACTCGGCGAGCTGGCTAAGACTCCAGAAGCAAACATCATTAAGCTTCCCAACATTTCCGCATCCCTGCCCCAGCTCAAGGCAGCGATTAAAGAACTGCAGGACGCCGGCTACGACCTCCCCGAATACGAGGACGCCCAGGAGAAGTACGACGCCGTCAAGGGCTCCGCTGTCAACCCGGTCCTGCGCGAGGGCAACTCAGACCGTCGCGCCCCGATTGCCGTGAAGAATTTCGTGCGTAAGCACCCACACTCCATGGGCGCCTGGTCTGCAGACTCCAAGACCAACGTGGCAACCATGGATGCGGACGACTTCCGCCACAACGAGCAGTCCGTCATCATGCCGAAGGCAGACCGCGTAGCAATCGTGCACGTCACCGACTCCGGCGAGAAGACCCTGAAGGAACTGGACCTCCTCGAAGACGAAGTATTCGACGCCACCGCGCTACGCGCCGCAGCCCTCGACGAGTTCCTGGCAGCGCAGGTCAAGCGCGCTAAGGAAGAAGGCATCCTCTTCTCCGCACACCTGAAGGCGACCATGATGAAGGTCTCCGACCCGATCATCTTCGGCCACGTGGTGCGCGCATACTTCAAGGACGTCTTTGACAAGTACGGCGAGCAGCTCGAAGCCGCTGGCCTCAACGGCGAAAACGGTCTGGCCGCTATCTACACCGGCCTCGAGGACCTGGACAACGGCGCAGAGATTAAGGCCGCGTTCGAGCAGGCGCTTATCGACGGCCCAGACCTGGCCATGGTGAACTCTGCAAAGGGCATCACCAACCTGCACGTCCCATCGGACGTCATTATCGACGCTTCCATGCCAGCCATGATCCGTACCTCCGGCCAGATGTGGAACAAGAATGACGAAACCCAGGACACCCTGGCCGTCATCCCGGATTCCTCCTACGCAGGCGTGTACCAGACCGTCATCGAGGACTGCAAGAAGAACGGCGCCTTCGATCCGACCACGATGGGCACTGTCCCGAACGTCGGCCTGATGGCCCAGAAGGCTGAGGAGTACGGCTCCCACGACAAGACCTTCAAGATTGAGGCCGACGGCAAGGTCGAGGTCCGCAACTCCGCAGGCGAGGTCCTAACCTCCCACGACGTCTCCGCAGGCGACATCTGGCGCGCTTGCCAGACCAAGGATGCCCCAATCCAGGACTGGGTCAAGCTTGCTGTTACCCGTTCCCGCCTGTCCGGCATGCCTGCCGTCTTCTGGTTGGACCCAGAGCGCGCACACGACCGCAACCTGACCGACCTGGTTAAGAAGTACCTGCAGGACCACGACACCGAGGGCCTGGATATCCGCATCCTTTCCCCAGTCGAAGCAACCCAGCTTTCCGTGGACCGCATCCGCGAAGGCCAGGACACCATCTCCGTCACCGGTAACGTCCTGCGCGACTACAACACCGACCTCTTCCCCATCCTGGAACTGGGCACCTCTGCAAAGATGCTGTCCATCGTCCCACTGATGGCTGGTGGCGGCCTCTTCGAGACCGGTGCTGGCGGTTCCGCACCGAAGCACGTCCAGCAGGTTCAGGAAGAAAACCACCTGCGCTGGGATTCCCTAGGTGAGTTCCTGGCCTTGGCTGAATCCTTCCGCCACGAGAAGAACACCAACGGCAACGAGGTCGCTGGCGTCCTCGCCGACGCGCTCGACGCCGCAACCGAGAAGCTTCTCGACGAAGGCAAGTCCCCTTCACGCAAGGCTGGCGAGATCGACAACCGCGGTTCCCACTTCTTCCTGGCAACCTACTGGGCAGAAGCACTGGCGAACCAGACCGACGACCCAGAGCTGGCATCCAAGTTCGCCGATGTGGCGAAGGCGCTTGCAGATAACGCTGAGGAAATCAACCAGGCGCTGCTCGACGTCCAGGGTTCCCCAGCCGATCTTGGTGGCTACTACTGGCCTAACGATGAGAAGACCACTCAGGTCATGCGCCCGGTGGCTAAGTTCAACGAGATTATCGGCACCCTAGCTAAGTAATCTTTGCCCCGTGTAACTTCCGCGGAAAACCACGGCCCGCCCGAAGCTCTACGCTTCGGGCGGGCCTTTCCTAACTTGGGGCTACCCGCGTTTCCTAAACACGAGCTTCCACAGGCTCGACATCAAAAATCCTAGGCACGCACCAACCAACATGGGACCGTAGATAATCGTCCCAAGCCCCACTCCAATATTCCAGATAACCAGCCCCCAAATTCCGGTTATCAGAAGCGCACAATATAACAGGCAGAAATTTAATCCAGGTGACAAGAAGGATCCTACGAGAACCGCTATAGCCGCTGCCAGAATGCCTAGAAGTATCATGTTTACACCATAGACAGCGCGCCACCTGCGCACAAGACCTCAGCAGGAGCTTCAAGTACACTGAGACGCCATGCGGACCTCTGGAATTCTTCTCACACTTGGCATTGCAGCTATGGCGATGACACCTGCGCACGCGTCTGTATCCGTGGATCAGGATGCGGGCGTGTGCGTCGTCGATACGCAGGAGACTGTGGACTTTTGGGATGAGTTGACGCGCGATGCTGTCGAGAAGCGTCTTGCCGAGCTCGGGGACCTGGGTGCCACGATTGCGGCCTACGACGCCGGCGCCGAGGACAACCCCGGTGAGCTGCAGCTTCGCCTCGCCGAGACCGGTGCAACCGAAGGCTTAGGGATGCTCACTCCGCAGCGTAACGCCGCTGCCGACGCCGAACTCACCCCCGACGCCAAGGCAAACACCAGCCGGTACACCGCAGACGAGGCCCGCAGTGCAGCCGCGCGTATCGACGACGATCCCGCCGCCCT
Encoded here:
- a CDS encoding exodeoxyribonuclease III, with the protein product MNSPLTITSVNVNGVRAATKKRSDENLGMLDWLERNRPDVVLMQEVRATDDQTRKALQPALDNGWHYVGAPAAAKGRAGVGILSQKPLENVQIGFGSGDFEDAGRWIEGTYAADFGPVRVASLYLPSGSENTDKQDDKFRFLDEFSEVLNQRAAEFPDMVIGGDWNICHRREDLKNWKGNLNKVSGFLPDERRFLDSVFGTYPDEESQVGTVDGVGTWKGAVDYAGGPVREPAIDPVWFDVARHFHPDEDGPYTWWTYRGQAFNNNAGWRIDYQAATKSMLERATKTWVDRAESVEMRWSDHAPLNVTYA
- a CDS encoding trimeric intracellular cation channel family protein, encoding MLLVLFCIGITVEAMTAALSAGKQKMDFFGVIVLALLTALGGGTVRDVVLDHHPLTWVNRPWFILVVIVAALITVQLSFLMKYFRVVFLVLDAVGLAVFSVLGTRVALSEGHGFIICCIAAVITGVAGGVLRDLMSDRVPFVFSRELYGTISVLIATVYVGLLALDVREDVVVIVALVIGLATRLLAIYYNKNLPVFEYLGDDQPVDPRVRRSYYYVRRGLRPVARAMGLHKAKYALLNRREQRRHHQEQTWQVSESAQEASQELAATTEDFIPTSVEGPADDSTPPQVVTPRPDRAKQARRAVSEAAYRRRAEHLARNIRAPRVRPPRGFTHEK
- a CDS encoding NADP-dependent isocitrate dehydrogenase, yielding MAKIIWTRTDEAPLLATYSFKPIVEAFASTAGIDVETRDISLAGRILAQFPERLTEEQRMDDALAELGELAKTPEANIIKLPNISASLPQLKAAIKELQDAGYDLPEYEDAQEKYDAVKGSAVNPVLREGNSDRRAPIAVKNFVRKHPHSMGAWSADSKTNVATMDADDFRHNEQSVIMPKADRVAIVHVTDSGEKTLKELDLLEDEVFDATALRAAALDEFLAAQVKRAKEEGILFSAHLKATMMKVSDPIIFGHVVRAYFKDVFDKYGEQLEAAGLNGENGLAAIYTGLEDLDNGAEIKAAFEQALIDGPDLAMVNSAKGITNLHVPSDVIIDASMPAMIRTSGQMWNKNDETQDTLAVIPDSSYAGVYQTVIEDCKKNGAFDPTTMGTVPNVGLMAQKAEEYGSHDKTFKIEADGKVEVRNSAGEVLTSHDVSAGDIWRACQTKDAPIQDWVKLAVTRSRLSGMPAVFWLDPERAHDRNLTDLVKKYLQDHDTEGLDIRILSPVEATQLSVDRIREGQDTISVTGNVLRDYNTDLFPILELGTSAKMLSIVPLMAGGGLFETGAGGSAPKHVQQVQEENHLRWDSLGEFLALAESFRHEKNTNGNEVAGVLADALDAATEKLLDEGKSPSRKAGEIDNRGSHFFLATYWAEALANQTDDPELASKFADVAKALADNAEEINQALLDVQGSPADLGGYYWPNDEKTTQVMRPVAKFNEIIGTLAK